Genomic window (Kwoniella botswanensis chromosome 1, complete sequence):
cttttctttctttccagtCCGCATGTCTGTATTTGTTCATtgatacatcatcatcttcagtccATCACGTTCTCCATCACATTTATTGTCTCGTTCTTGGCTCGCTCCAGACGATTGCCCACTCTCCTCCTCCGATACCTCTCCTCTAGGACCCACACCATGGCTCTACCCTCCGCTCGTTCCGCTTTGGCAGCTTTTTCAAGACCTACCATCTCGAATGCTGTCGCATCGTCTTCCCGGTACTTAACGTGAGTAAGCATATGAATATACTCAAATGTTATCCAATCACTGATAACGTTCCACGCACAGCACAACCACACCCCGACTCGCTTCACCACCAGCGACGACATCAGACGATGCTGAAACAGGATTACCCGTACCATTCCCCAAAATCAACAAATACCTCTCATTTCCTCCAGTGACTCCTCACAAACCCACTCACGGTGTTCACGTAGCAACGCTTCATCTCCAGTCGTATCACCCATACAACTTGGACCTCACCACACAGTTCGCAGTCCACGCAGCCCATTCTCTGAATATCCCTACAACCCTGCCCGCCTTTTTACCCAGAGAAAGAAGTCTATACACCGTATTGAAATCACCATTtgtaaagaagaaggcccAGGAAAACTTCGAGCGCAGGACACACAAACGAGCTATCAAAGTATACGATTCAAGCAAAGAAGCGGTCGATCTATGGTTAAGATACCTACGTCAAAATGGTTTGCCTGGCGTAGGGATGAAAGCTTATGTTCACGAATATGTGGAATTAGGTTTTGGAAAGAAGGAGCAACAAGAGAGCGACAGCAACCAAGTCCTCAACGAGAAGAAAATCCAAGATGCTGCTCAAGATCTGGTGAAAGCATTATCGAGTGAAGGCGAAGTGCAAGCTATCCCAGCGGGAAAAGATGCTGAACAAGCTGTAGACGAGGTGGtaaaagaggaaaagaaataGATACACTATACGATGCATTACATATAACATCTGTACAACACGCTACCTGATATCATATCTGAATCCGAATAACACACACATCTCTACAAAATCTATGtcaaaccaccttcatcctcctccagagCCTTCTTGATCCTTAACAAAACTCCCGTCTTCCAGTTATCCAACTTTGTGACTTGGTCATACTGATACACAGCAGCGGTGTACCTCTCCACATCGGCTTGTTCGCATGcatccatcaattcatgaGCAAACTTGGCTTCTCTCGTCGAAGGGAATGTAACGTCCTTTTGAGCAAATGTCTCAAGTAACCTTTGCGTTGTTACGAGATCCTACCAAAGTATATCAGCAACTTCTCTCTTGTCATCACATATACCATACCACACTCACGCCCATGGCCATCGAACATAAAGCCGCACGTAGCCAATACTCCTTAACAGAGTACTTGGTTAAAGCACTTGTCAGAGACCAATCTGCCACGGTCTGATATAACTCCATCGATCTTTGATAATCTTGCAGGTCGGCGGATAATTCGGCAGCTTGTTGATAACATTGGTTTGCGGTGCTAAATAGGACACTATCGTgaacatcttcctctttcatacTGAAACTGAAACAACTTACGCATTCGCATCCTCTTGTTTGTACCAGTCTCCAGCTCTCACAAAACTGTCTCTCGCTTTGGCAACATCCAAGCCATCTTGAGCATATATAGCAGCGATCTGTACCGTTATTTATGTAAGCCAAGACACTTGTTTCATCTGCTGAACAAACTaacctccttctccctatCAGCAGCTTGACGGAAATGACCAGAGTTGACCAGGAGCTTGATGCATTGGTGTAAAGCAGTGACGGCGGCTATCAaaaatcatgatcagtaGAGGCCTACGTTATACCTCACAACATACTCACCTTCCGGGTCTGACTTCTTATAACTCTTGGCGGCGTTGTGGAAAGCGTTCATGGCGTCATTCATCTCGTTTGCTTGCTGGCGACATGCTGCTTCTCTGTGATGGCAAAATGATAAGCGCTGACCCAAGGAGCATATGATACATATCTCACCTCTCGAAAGCTTGACCCGActccctccatctcttctccaccttgaATGCGTTGGCAGCTTGAGCGAACAGATCACCGGCCTCCTCCCactttgagcttgaacttcCGAACCACCCCACCGAAGAGGATGCTTTCTTCTCGGCTTTGGCTAGGTAATCTTCTGCTTGTGATTTCCCCATATTGATTTGGTATTGTTGTTGTGATGTTTATGGTCTTAAGTTATGTCAAGTAGTGACTataggatgagatgaataaGATAGCAATAGCAATAGCATtgacatggtgatgacgTCTCGCAAGTTCGGGAATATTCGGTGATTTGCGATGACTAAGCGACGTGGCACACCCCTGGTCAATGTTTATCTATATCTACATCTATAGTGGCCACTCGAAATGTTCAATTCATCTTGTCCATATCAAactcttctcatcatcaacaagatatAATCAAAAAACAGTCTAACACGACTATCAACACGAACAGACCAGGGAGAAAGAACCGACCGCAGAAGAAAGCATAGAAATCGAAAATGGCTTCTCATCTAGCCAACATCTTGTAAGTCCACTTTCCTCCTTTTACCTCTCTCTTCGCATGACATTGCTAACATATCAATCGTTAGTGGTACGGAACAGGATCGAGTGAATTGCTCCTTCTACTTGAAGATAGGAGCTTGTAGACATGGTGATAGATGCTCTAGGTGAGTACAGTCCAATCCACTGACAGAGCGATAGCTGATGACCTTCCCTCTTATAGAAAACACATCAAACCTCAATTCTCTCAaaccatcctccttcccaACGTATACAACAATCCCGGACATACACCAGAAGGTCAGCATATGACACCGGAGCAGCTACAGGCGAACTTTGACACTTTTTATGAGGATTTCTACATGTAAGTTGTAAAGTCCTTTACATCACATAAGATTTAGCTGACAAATCTATTCCTTCCCCAGTGAATTAGCGAAATACGGCCATTTACTGGAAATGCACGTATGTGACAACGTTGGAGATCACTTGTTAGGAAACGTATATGCCAGATACGAGTGGGAAGcggaagctgccaaagcggTTCAGGCGTTGAACGACAGGTGGTACGCAATGAGACCATTACATTGCGAGTTGAGTCCTGTCACAGATTTCAGGGAGAGTTGTTGCAGACAGAATGAGATGGGTGAATGTAAAcgtgaagggtgagtgaatccTCTTATTTCAACGCTCAGAAAAGAACATACGTTGATGATTGCTAACTGCATGATTAGTTTCTGCAACTTCATGCATCTCTGTCACCCCTCAAAATCATTAGTCAAATCGCTCGAAGCATCCCAACGTTTatcgagaaagaagaagtcCGAGAATGGTGGTGCGGTAGAGGAGAATGGTGGTATGGGATGGGTACccggtggtggtggtggtggtgagcCTAGAGATGATGGTCCAGGCGGATGGCAACCTcgaggaagggaagatggtgatTTAGGTTGGGTACCCAgtagaagggatgatgataggtattAATAAGATTTCACGGGAAATAGGTGTCAAGATGTATGTACGTCAGTAGCCAACTCTGATAAGAGTAAAAACAATCATTTATATCATATGCATTGTTCATTATGTCATGACGATATTCGTTTCTCTGATTTTTATCCACAAATTGGTATCACTAAATACAAAGGTTTCGAGTGTACTATCAAAAGACAACATCGAGGACTGCGTCTCCATCCACTTCGTCCGTATCCATCATATCGGACGGAGGATGagcagagggagaagaaaggttgttACGCTTACCATTGTCAGCTTCTGATGAAGCCGATCCACTCTCGCTGTCactcccctcctcctcctcgcTGTCGCTTTCGCTCTCAGacccatcctcctcctcgccatcttcatccgacACGAGTCCGGGACTACCTTGATCAAACTCGATGAAATTATCTTGTTCTtcaaatccaccttcaccgtGAACTGGTACACTACTTGACGTCGCCAGCACTTCCGGTCGATTGATTTCCGCTCTGACAACATGTCTTAAGCCACACTTTCCGTTTTTGCCACAAGTTCCCCTTTCCCTAAATTCTTGACATTCCCAGACATGTAGATTCTCACAAGTTCCAGGCTCTTTATCGCACCAACCAATTTTGGCGAAATCTTGACATACCGGAGCATCGGACGACACCTTGACGTGCGGGTAAAGACAATTGGGTTTGCTACAACTCGAAGTTGCCTGGAATCTTACACAGGACGGAGTATTATGGGTTGACGTTGCGTGTGAGAGGGGACATGAGGTACCTAGTGTACAAGCTCCCTTGAGATATCGGGAACAAATCGTGACCTTGTTTGGGTCATGAATATGAGGACAGGTTAAGCCGAAGTTGCAACGACCTAATCTCCCATGGCCAGGTCAGTATGAAGGTAGGAGAAGCAAAAGGATCACAAAACGTCAGTACAGTCTTCCAGAAACGTCTTGAAACGCACCCGTCTTGGTGAAGTATCGGCAGAGCTGTTTGCTCTTGCTTGTTGAGCTACAAAAGATCAGCACGCAACGAGCGAGCAAAATCAGTATCAAATAAGGGAGCAGGCCAATATGACATAcccattcctcttcattATCAAATCCCCCCTGCTGGTTCTTCTATACTTCTCTCCACCGAAGCTGAGACTCTTCCTGGTGGGTGTGAAAGTGCCGGTAGCCGAAGAAGGTGCTTCTGCGGTGATATGCGTTAGGAAATGGTGACCCATTGTATAAGAACGACCCACCTCCTATTCGGGTGagcttcttcccatcctgcTCGAATTGAAAGACCACTCCGTCGATAACGACTCGTTTATCGCCCGAACTGGTGGCAAGTGAATTGATGACCTGTATTTGAGGAGGGACCCTAGGTTTACTTCGACGTTGAGCTTTTAATTGTGCACTGGGATGAAAGATCCATGAGATGACCCACTCGCAACAAGATACCGATGaaaaccactcacctcttctcagcagtcatcaagctcatatttccattctttccCTTGCCTTTCACCCAAACAGCTGAAGTTCCACTTGGACCTGCTACGGGTGTATCGGAAGCGGGAGGTGAGGGTTCTATCTCTccactttccttctcattcacTGTATTTGGTGGATTCACTGAAGCCGAGCTTGATGGTCTGGAAGGTTCGGCCGAAGACGATTGTTTGTTGGTTTGACGTAGATCCAGAGCGTAGGaaccacctcgaccacctctccctctccctctcccccGCGATGGTACATATCCTCTTGGAGCGCCCCGACCGCGGTATGGATGATAAgtggaagatgttgatgatgttgagtgGCGAGAAATTGCTCCTAGCACCGGATGTCAGCTTGAGAGGTAACCACTCGGATACGATTGACTGACCCGACAGTTTTGCTATTTCCTGTTGCAAGAGCAGCTTTTGCCTCTCGGCGGGAGTAAGCGGGGCCATGGTAGGTGATTGAGGTAGCTCTGTATTGATGTTCGATGTGGTAAGGATATGTAAAAGCAAGATGGTATGGATgagtggagaagagatgcATCATGAATCATGAATCATTTGGTCATCATCAAAACaatggatgaattgattgCGATCACTGAATTGCCATTTAGGGTAATAAATTGCCACGTGTTCTCTCACGGGCGATCGTAACCTTGAACCATCCTTTGGTGATGGTGACCttggtacagtacagtatacagtatgaaaTACTATCATGTCAacccccttcttcctcttcatcttccttcgatcATTTCTGCATACCCACCAAATCACAATGTTCTACCCAGAAGATCTACTTCTGACCAATAAGAACGGATCGTGAGTCAATCTCTATCTCTCTGGACAGTGGCATAAACAGTGGCACCTGTCAACCAattctgagctgacgagatttccttccttcctcgCCCTATACAGTTTCGGAATCATCTGGTATGTTCCCTCTCCATATAACAATCCACAACACGAGCGGAAACCCACTCGATCACCATGTCCAACAGGTTAGCAGCTACATTAGGTCCGAAAAACAAAAAGATCACTCGAAAGCAGTTGACCACCGTCAATCTCGCTAAAACATGTCAGATCATCGCTGAACCACCCGAGCCGATGGCTCTCAGGTTGAGTGGTGCACTGTTGGTAGGAGTAGCAAGGTGAGTGTGACTTCGCCTCTCACCTGATGACAGCTGATGCATTGGTGTAGAGTATATAATCAGAATTACGATATTTTCTTCACTGTGAgatttccttccttcttacACCTGGAGCAATCCAGGTATCTTCCCTGACCTGTTTCGACCAACACATAGGACGTCACCAATCTCGACTCTAACCTTCGTCGATCGATTGCTACGGATTTCGTGACGGGTGGATCCGGTACTGGAGGTACCGCAAACCTAGACCTTCCCGGAGGAGGAAAAAGCAGGTTGGTATTTCTTCCCCCATCAGACTAGACGGTTTCCATTGTTGATGTCACATATCCTCAGAATCGATCAAATTACCCTCCCTCAAGCAGGTCCCGAGTTCGAGCTCGGCTTGAACCTACAGTTCCATCACGTTGTCAGTTATTCAAGACAACCACGACGTTGAAACGTGTTAACCTCAACTTGTCCATTAGGATTGGCAAAATCCCCTCAATCACGGACGAAAGAGACGATCCTCTTCAATGCTTTCGTCTCAAGCAACTCAAtcacaagaggaagaagatgaagaaaacagtgatgacgaagatgaagatgaggatgaagatggagagcTAGGCAGAGATTTCAAAAGAACAAAGGGTAAAAGTGATCTCCTCACTGTTGAGACAAACGCACTTCCTGACTTCTAATCAGTATCATCCTCCCCCGCCATTGGTGCTTATGGTCTCACCACGAAGACACGAAATTCGATCCACCATCCCTCCCACTCCATCGGAGGTCATCTTTACGCTGGAATCGATGTTCCCATGGGTGAGATCGATCTCGGGTTGGAACTGGACGGAATGGATCATCTAGTTGGCGACGACAGTTTCTCCGGTCCATCCGGTAGGGACTTTGATCTTCCGGACGGTGGTAATGATGCTGGAATGATGCTTGAGGGAGGGTGATTAGCAGTATTCTAAATCCCGATGACACATGCTGATCCGAATCCATAgcgatcttgttcttccgtCTCGTCAACCCAGTCTTGCTCCGGAAGCTGCTCATCCAGCCACCACCACTCCTCCTAAAAACGCGTCACAAGATCGAGAAGGCAGTGAACGAGGTTCAGTCGATGATGTCGAGCAACAACTTGGGGAGGTTAAAACGAAGAAGCCCAAAAAGGTCAAAAAGGTTGCCTTTGATTCTGTAAGTTTTTAGACCGACAAGGTTAGCATGAACTCACTCGCCTGAACAGACTACCGAACTCGACCCAGcaggagatcaagaagccCGCAAAAGGTATCATGAAGACatgaaaagagaaagagcgATAGTCGAATCCagactgaaagagaaggtcgTCGCTGCAATGGCTACCTGCCTGGTAGATGGTACAGGAGGACTGGAATGTAAGTCACATTTTTTGTTCAATGCTGATACTGGACCGCTTTAGTTTTCGACCCCGAGATGAAGGCGTTCTTCTCCGCTCTCACTCGAGTTGGAAGTTTCAAGTGGGAGTCCGATCTTACTGTTCATCGTTTGGGAAAGGCTGGTGTAGTTGCCGAAGGTGACGATCAAGAGAGGCCAGGTGATGGCGAATTCGATATCTTTGGTGGAGGAGATGTCGCGATGCCTGgtatggatgtgagtcaaAACTTTAACGATCAGCTGGCATTTGCTGACTTCGAAGCCAAGACGAATTACCAAGATGTTGGTACTTTTCCTAATATCCGAGCAGGATACATAACCAACAATGGCTTTAGGTCTTCCAAGAGTACGAAGTACCCATACAAGAAATGAGTGGCAGTGCTGGACAAGGTAGTACAGTGAGTACACATGATATGCCCTCTCACGTTAGAGACTAGTGATTTACAGTTGATTTGTTAGGCTCCTGATGCAGAGTACGCACGTCGAATCAGTCAAGGAAGTCAACAAGGAACTCTTCCGGTGAGTGCTTCCACTCTCGCATCGTTCGTTGCCGCTTATCTCTGATCAGTGGGAGGAAGGGCGTCGAAGTGTCACTCCTGGTGGGTCAGCTTTGTCTACTCTGTAGGAAAACGAAGACTGATTGCGAAACTCAGGCTTGCCCGATCTCGCCGATACCAGCTTTTCGCCAGCCAGTCTCAGGCTCAGCATCATGACTCCTCAAGAAGCCAGGTCAGCACTTTGACTCATCCAGATTTGCATACGACTGAATCGATGTGTTCATAGACTCCGATCGAGAAGTATCCATGGAGCTTCCACTGGTGGTCGATCTGTCGATAGAAGACATCAACGATCCGTTTCTTTAATGAGCGATAGACCGGACGATGACCCACTCCTCCTTGTCCGAGGTGATGGTATCGAATGTGAGTGGACTTATAGGGAATATGGATCTAGATTCCGCTAATCTGTTCTGACTCTTACCAGTACCTCAAGATGAAAACGATCTTCAGCTAGAAGCGCTTGCACCTTCTCAACAAGCCAGACTTGCGGACTTACCACCAGCCTTCCGACCAGAGATGCTTGCGACTTTGGAGAAGCAATGTAGAGATTTTTTCTCGTGAGTCGTAGCATTTTCGGATCTGTGTGAGATAAAGCTAACATACTTCACTAGCTAtgttgagaggaagatggtcaCTTTGTCTCTCGAGGAGTTAGAATTTGAGGACCTTGCACCTTTGGGGAGCAAAAAGCATGTCGCAGCGCTTGCGTTCGTGAGTGACTTTCGGAATGATTGACTTGTTGTCCGTTCAAATCTCACTCCGCACCAGTACGATTGCCTTACCCTCGCTACCAAGAAGATCCTCTCgatcgatcaagaagaggCCTGGGGTTCAATCAAAGTGCGATTTGCGATCGATCCTGTCTAAGGATTCGACTACCTTATCCCCATGATTCGGGTGCTACTTTCGGTCCAGTTCCGGGcagatcaatctcatttcTTTGATATATCTCCCAAGATCCGGCAGTGTTAATAGTATACTCGTCTGGTTAGTAGTAGTTGTGCTATAGTAATACATACAATCATGTCATGCCCAATAAAACATCATGCAGAAAAAACAGTAAACtgtatcatctcttctatAGAGGAAGACCAACATCTCTCAGACCCTTACCCCCCATTACTATCCcattttcatccttgacacccatcccttcatcttcaaggGCTACATCTGCTCCACCAGGTCTTGTGATACCCGAAGTCACGGGTACACCGTTCATCGTGACTTTGGGGGACAACGGCTTTCGATCTGATAATGCTGGAGATTTGGATGAGGGTATGGAAAGGACCGATCCAAAGACTGATTCTCTGTCCAAAGCCGCTGCCGCTGCTTTAGCAGTCTTGGCCGCTTTCGAGGCTGCTTCGGCAgtttccttctctctttttcgTTTAACGTACCTAACACCGATTTGGTCAGTATGACCTCAGGATGAGAATCACGGTTAATGGCACTCACAAAGCTGTTCCAGGTATCATCTCAGGATTTGTGCaattcttcaacctcttatCGATCTCCTTGACCTTTTTCAGATCAATCCCACTTTGACCATCCTTCTCAATTATCGCTTCTATATCACTTAGTATCTCTAGCAGTCTATCCTTCCTCATTCCGAATGGCAGCTTCTCAATCTCCacttcatccccatcctccATCGAGTCGGTGGAATACTTGTGCTCCAAGTAATCTTCGACGAGCTGAGCATTCGATAAATGGAAACAAGCCAGACCGATTTGGGAAGGTGTATATATGAATTCAAGGTCGGTTAACAGACAATGAGCCAGGTTTCTCAATGCGTCGGGTAACGTCTTCTGGATCAGGCCGATTGGTGGATCGGGCTGATTCTGTAAACAGCAAAAACCATTCAACTAATGCCCTCATTGAGATAACAACAGAGAATATACGAGTCGTCCACTCACCTGCAGATCGAGACTCCAACCTCTTAGAGCCTTCTCGGGCGATCTAACCCAGAATTCGAATCTTAATGACTGGGCAACTAAGAATTCTGTATCTAAGATATCGTCGGGTGATAATTTGGAGAACTTCGAGATGAACTGATCCATCAGAATGGGATAATTGGTCGTCTTCGCAGCTAAGAATAGACACGTTGGCCTAAGTGCGATCATACGTTAGCGCTGAGCCAAAAACGAAAAGTCTAATCGCTCACATGATATTCTTTGGGTGCCATTCCATCACACTATTCTTGAGATAAAACCTCTTGAGATAACTTATCGCCGTTGATTCCACCACGTCCGGTAAGCCGAACCCACGTCTACAGATTTGAGTGATTTGTGAACAGTAGAAACGGAGTAGGAGCAATTCATCTGAGACTGTTAGATATGCTGTAGGAGGTGGCGGGTCGGTGTAAGAATGACCAAGTGATATGTGAGCTTCCTGAAGACGTTTGTATATCAGCTGAGATTACTGATATTCAGACGAGACGGGATGTTTTCACCTTTTCCAGTTCCGTATTTCTAGCTACTATCTCTACGGACTTCCCATTCAGCTCTTCTCGTATGGACtgaagagatgaagctgagtATTTCCAATGTCGGAATTGGGATGATTCATGATAAGGTGAAGGTCCTGGTGTCAATCCAGAGgttgatggtccagcttccGGCTGAGCGTCGGTCGAGATGGTCATCTCAGTGTATGTATGCTCGAGTACGCGATATGGGAGCTTGAGTGAACTGCTTTCGAGTGCGCCGTGTAAGAGGGTATATCAACTTTGTGCAGAGTGGATGTCcgggttgatgaagatgaatgatctgTGGTATGGAATGAATGTTTTAAGGGTGGGTCGATTGTGAATGTAGCGTGATGACATAACCTAATCTGGGCACATTTACATTTACTCTCATCCCTCCATCTCTTATCTATACATCCCTCACGTCAAATCGCATAGCTCAAGCATCATAGACACATACATCGACTCGAGTTGGCTCACAATTAGGTACGAGGCGACTGACCATACGCTCTCCGACAACTAAGCATGCGTAGGACATTAAACCTCCTCTCGtctatcctccttctcccccTCGTTGCCTCCTTCCAATGCTCGCTCACCGCTTCTTCGATACCTTATGACCTGTCACCCCTCAGAGGGCTCCGACAAGTAAGCAAGGATACCCCGACCCCGCCTACCACTTCCGAAGCAAAGGTGAGGATGGAGCTGTGCAGTCCAGAGGGTATAGGGAGGGAAGACGGTGTAGCGGATGAGGACCAGGTGAGTAGAGGAAGGGCAGAGGAATACATAGCTGTAATCTCACTACAGACATAGTGCCCACCAAATACCCGAGTCTGCTTGACTTTGCTCAATCATAAACCTTCCGCTTCAGACCCAGACAGAGTGACAGCAGTGATACCTATCTGGCCAGTTGATATACCCGAGGAAGACGTATTCACTACACCCATGGGCAAGAAAGGTGAACAGGGTTTGAAGGTATATGTTCAAGGTGGAGATTATGCAGGGTGAGCGGCTTTATTTATGATATCAGCGTAAGCTGACCATAATTGCTTAGGGTACAACAACATCTCAATTTGACTTTACTATGTTCTCAATCCGATACAGCGCCGAATCCCACATTCGTCTCATATACCTCTGGCCTAGTATCGTTAGAATGGGCTACACCTGATGCTTGTCCGAGATCAGCAGACTCGCCCAGTGCACCAAGTGACGGTTCATCCGGCAGTGGAATAGGGTTCTGGGGATTCATCAAGTTTGTCTTTTGGTTGAGTATAATAGGATTGATAGCTTACTTCGCTATTGGTGAGCATGCGGTCCTAGTACAGTACGAGGTCAAAGGCTAATGTCATGATCTAGGTATATTctacaatcatcaacaatatTCAGCGAAAGGGTGGGATCTGATACCCCATCGAGATTTCTGGAGAGAAGTGCCGGTGCTGCTGCAGGATTTATTCTCTCATCTATTCGCTGGTCTGCGTGGAAGCAgcggtggaagaggtggttaTAGCAGTTTGGGCTGATTTCGATTCGTAGGGTTTCCTCTCATTAGATATCGTGTTTTTTTATATAGCTATCATAGTATACAAATGCATACGCATAATGCTTACTCTTTCTACGCACTCTTCATGGTGATCATGggagtatgatgatgaataccCTCTCGTGTGAGGGGCACTCGATGACATCCCCATCACTGTCCCTTCTTTCAACACTCAACCCTCCTCTAGCTAGATCTAACATCTTCAACCACATATACATCCTGGGCCCTATGCATGTGCCCGTGAACACCTACCTACctgcatatacatacatgattGCGTCTATGCCAGAGTGCCCGTTACGTAAAGATCATCTCGTTTGATTTTGTTTTGACGCTCGGACTGGAGGATAACCgatttcgatcatcttcgtGTTCTTCTAATTTAAAAGATCAATTAGATACAAGCATAAACATCGTTCAACATCCTCTACCAGCTTTCTGATATGGCACAGATAGACGACCAGGGCAATCAGTCTCAGCAGGGTGTCACCGACTTGGTTGAACAACTACGTGTACTGGCAGACAAGGACAACGGTCAAGCGGAATTGCTCTCGGTTCTGGATCAGCTTGCCGTCGTTTTgagagatggtgagttgtttACTTGAGCAACTGCAGCTAATGCCCAGCCTCCACGAGAGTACCATTGGGTCATACAGATCTCCCTCAGATACTGGTAGCTCAGCTCAAGAGCCAAGACGAGGAAGTTTTAAGACAAGTGGGCAGAGTAGCAGCGAACTTGGTCATTGGTTGTGGTGAGTCTAAAATCTATAT
Coding sequences:
- a CDS encoding ribosomal protein S10; this encodes MALPSARSALAAFSRPTISNAVASSSRYLTTTTPRLASPPATTSDDAETGLPVPFPKINKYLSFPPVTPHKPTHGVHVATLHLQSYHPYNLDLTTQFAVHAAHSLNIPTTLPAFLPRERSLYTVLKSPFVKKKAQENFERRTHKRAIKVYDSSKEAVDLWLRYLRQNGLPGVGMKAYVHEYVELGFGKKEQQESDSNQVLNEKKIQDAAQDLVKALSSEGEVQAIPAGKDAEQAVDEVVKEEKK